One genomic segment of Amycolatopsis granulosa includes these proteins:
- a CDS encoding alpha-ketoacid dehydrogenase subunit beta → MTAVVEQTRTLTYAEAVREALAQAMTADERVFLLGEDVGTYGGAFGVTGDLVHRFGDERIRDTPISELGIVGAAVGAALAGMRPVVEIQFSDFTAQAMDQIVNQAAKIHFMLGGAATVPMVLRAPAGSGTGAAAQHSQSLEAWFAHVPGLKVVMPATPADAKALLLAAIADPNPVIVLEHKLLYKQSGPVPEAATPARLGEAAVRRRGTDLTIVATGVMVPRSLEAADELAADGIEASVVDPRSLKPLDGKSIVDDVTRTGRALLVQEAPKTAGFMAEIAATIGESPAFGHLRAPISRLCGLDVPIPYAPQLERAAVPQVADIVRAATDLVRRW, encoded by the coding sequence ATGACGGCAGTGGTGGAGCAGACCCGCACCCTCACCTACGCCGAGGCGGTGCGCGAGGCGCTCGCCCAGGCGATGACGGCCGACGAGCGGGTGTTCCTGCTCGGCGAGGACGTGGGCACCTACGGCGGCGCGTTCGGCGTCACCGGCGACCTGGTGCACCGCTTCGGCGACGAGCGGATCCGGGACACCCCGATCAGCGAGCTGGGCATCGTGGGTGCGGCGGTCGGCGCCGCGCTCGCCGGCATGCGCCCGGTGGTGGAGATCCAGTTCTCCGACTTCACCGCGCAGGCGATGGACCAGATCGTCAACCAGGCCGCGAAGATCCACTTCATGCTGGGCGGCGCGGCGACCGTGCCGATGGTGCTGCGCGCACCGGCCGGGTCCGGCACCGGTGCCGCCGCGCAGCACTCGCAGAGCCTGGAGGCGTGGTTCGCGCACGTACCCGGTCTGAAGGTGGTCATGCCGGCCACCCCGGCGGATGCGAAGGCGTTGCTGCTGGCGGCCATCGCGGATCCGAACCCGGTGATCGTGCTGGAGCACAAGCTGCTCTACAAGCAGAGCGGCCCGGTACCGGAAGCGGCCACGCCGGCCCGGCTCGGTGAGGCCGCGGTGCGGCGCCGCGGGACCGACCTGACGATCGTGGCGACCGGGGTGATGGTGCCGCGGTCCCTGGAGGCGGCGGACGAGCTGGCCGCGGACGGCATCGAGGCGTCGGTGGTCGACCCCCGTTCGCTCAAGCCACTCGACGGTAAGTCCATTGTGGACGATGTGACGCGCACCGGGCGCGCGTTGCTGGTCCAGGAAGCCCCGAAGACGGCCGGGTTCATGGCGGAGATCGCGGCGACCATCGGCGAGTCCCCCGCGTTCGGGCACCTGCGTGCGCCGATCAGCCGGCTGTGCGGGCTGGACGTGCCGATCCCCTACGCTCCGCAGCTGGAACGCGCCGCGGTGCCGCAGGTGGCGGACATCGTGCGTGCGGCGACCGATCTGGTGCGGAGGTGGTGA
- a CDS encoding transcriptional regulator GutM, translating to MTWQAAAILVAGFAVAGFFSYRQHARYARVVNQVAAEENRGGVLLVSGRAKGKLRGAVVLLVVDRRRDTVTRALAMEGASVFARFRERPELTGPLGTLAGRAPSKAVGRAVADALTMVSRLTAGQRSAA from the coding sequence GTGACCTGGCAGGCCGCCGCGATCCTGGTGGCCGGGTTCGCGGTGGCCGGGTTCTTCAGCTACCGGCAGCACGCGCGGTACGCCCGGGTGGTCAACCAGGTCGCGGCCGAGGAGAACCGCGGCGGCGTGCTGCTCGTGTCCGGCCGCGCCAAGGGCAAGCTCCGGGGCGCGGTGGTCCTGCTGGTCGTCGACCGGCGGCGGGACACCGTGACCCGGGCACTGGCCATGGAGGGCGCCTCGGTGTTCGCGCGGTTCCGGGAACGCCCGGAGCTGACGGGTCCGCTGGGCACCCTCGCCGGCCGGGCGCCGTCGAAAGCGGTGGGCAGGGCGGTGGCGGACGCGCTGACGATGGTGTCCCGGCTGACGGCGGGACAGCGCTCGGCCGCCTGA
- a CDS encoding thiamine pyrophosphate-dependent dehydrogenase E1 component subunit alpha, with amino-acid sequence MDLIGNAAAARQALVTMWTIRRFEEAVDDLFARGLMHGTMHLSIGQEAVPVGACLALSDGDYITSTHRGHGHCIAKGARLADMMAELLAKETGYCRGRGGSMHIADVATGNLGANGIVAGGVPIAAGAGLAVKMRGGSEVVVSFFGDGAVNEGAWHEGVNLAAIWDLPVVFVCENNHYGMSMSVSRAFRVKQLSERAAAYGIPGVTVDGNDPQAVHDAVTDAVARARAGEGPTLIEATTYRWKGHSKSDKNLYRTREEIEQWRERDPIARFEQRVAATLEDQEIQSCRDEARDAVRAAVRAAHAAPDASADSLTEAVYAR; translated from the coding sequence ATGGATCTCATCGGCAACGCCGCGGCGGCGCGCCAGGCGCTGGTCACCATGTGGACGATCCGGCGCTTCGAGGAAGCGGTGGACGACCTGTTCGCCCGCGGCCTCATGCACGGCACCATGCACCTGTCGATCGGGCAGGAGGCCGTGCCGGTCGGCGCGTGCCTGGCACTGTCCGACGGCGACTACATCACCTCCACCCACCGCGGGCACGGGCACTGCATCGCCAAGGGCGCGCGCCTGGCGGACATGATGGCCGAGTTGCTGGCCAAGGAGACCGGGTACTGCCGGGGCCGCGGCGGCTCGATGCACATCGCGGACGTGGCCACCGGAAACCTGGGCGCGAACGGCATCGTCGCCGGCGGCGTGCCGATCGCGGCCGGAGCCGGGCTGGCGGTGAAGATGCGCGGCGGGTCCGAGGTCGTGGTCAGCTTCTTCGGCGACGGTGCGGTCAACGAGGGCGCCTGGCACGAGGGGGTCAACCTCGCCGCGATCTGGGACCTGCCGGTGGTGTTCGTGTGCGAGAACAACCACTACGGCATGTCCATGTCGGTCAGCCGCGCGTTCCGCGTCAAGCAGCTGTCCGAACGCGCGGCGGCCTACGGCATCCCGGGCGTGACCGTGGACGGCAACGACCCGCAGGCGGTGCACGACGCGGTCACCGACGCGGTGGCCCGGGCCCGGGCGGGCGAGGGCCCGACCCTGATCGAGGCGACCACCTATCGCTGGAAGGGCCATTCCAAGAGCGACAAGAACCTCTACCGCACCCGCGAGGAGATCGAGCAGTGGCGGGAGCGCGACCCGATCGCGCGGTTCGAGCAGCGGGTCGCGGCCACGCTGGAAGACCAGGAGATCCAGTCCTGCCGGGACGAGGCACGCGACGCGGTGCGGGCGGCGGTCCGCGCCGCGCACGCCGCGCCGGACGCCTCGGCGGACTCGCTGACCGAGGCGGTGTACGCACGATGA
- a CDS encoding IspD/TarI family cytidylyltransferase: MITGMAKRPHAAAVVLASGSGTRVGADVNKVYLPLAGRRLVSWSLEAFARVPGIGTLVLVTRPQDHDLVEWVLEREFDGAPVEVVHGGRTRQESELKALRHLADRIGSGAVDTVLLHDGARPLASRELIAGVLQAARRHGGAVPGLAADDIMAAVPGGLAKLPGGTAIRAQTPQAFHARPLLDAYEEAARHGFDGTDTSSVMERYSPLPIEWVAGEPENIKVTYAHDLVIAEQVLASANYRR, from the coding sequence ATGATCACCGGTATGGCGAAGCGTCCCCACGCGGCGGCGGTCGTGCTCGCGAGCGGGTCCGGCACGCGGGTCGGGGCCGACGTGAACAAGGTCTACCTGCCCCTGGCCGGGCGGCGGCTGGTGTCGTGGTCACTGGAGGCGTTCGCGCGCGTGCCGGGCATCGGGACGCTGGTCCTGGTCACCCGCCCGCAGGACCACGACCTGGTCGAGTGGGTGCTGGAACGCGAGTTCGACGGCGCGCCCGTCGAGGTGGTGCACGGCGGCCGGACCCGGCAGGAGTCCGAGCTGAAGGCACTGCGGCACCTGGCGGACCGCATCGGCAGCGGGGCCGTGGACACCGTGCTGCTGCACGACGGGGCCCGCCCGCTGGCCAGCCGCGAGCTGATCGCCGGGGTACTGCAGGCGGCCCGGCGCCACGGCGGCGCGGTGCCCGGCCTGGCGGCGGACGACATCATGGCGGCCGTCCCCGGCGGGCTGGCGAAACTGCCGGGGGGCACCGCGATCCGGGCGCAGACCCCGCAGGCGTTCCACGCCCGCCCGCTGCTCGACGCGTACGAGGAAGCGGCGCGGCACGGGTTCGACGGCACCGACACCTCCTCGGTGATGGAGCGTTACTCCCCGCTGCCGATCGAGTGGGTCGCGGGCGAGCCGGAGAACATCAAGGTCACCTACGCGCACGACCTGGTGATCGCGGAACAGGTACTGGCCTCGGCGAACTACCGGAGATGA
- the srlE gene encoding PTS glucitol/sorbitol transporter subunit IIB, whose product MTETHTSRAVFVRPGEGGWGKGLLLRSDDKRDKVLSVTGGGIHPVAARIAELTGAEAIDGFHTTVPDDEVVAAVINCGGTARIGVYPRKGIPTVDVYPGAPGGPLAKFITAELFVSAVGVKEVTAAGIDDSAEAGAPAAGQVPPTVPPRAERPSARAVAATVTGGSSTGFGRAFDSVSGVFVKFGSAVGAFVNTMLASGRQTVELTLTTILPFMAYVSLLLGIVNYTGIARGIANVLSPIASNPLGLVVISLVVSLPFLSPILGPGAAIAQVVGTLMGSQIAIGALPVQYALPTLFAINGQVGCDFIPVGLALGEAKPETVAVGTPAVLISRLITAPLAVIIAWGASFGL is encoded by the coding sequence ATGACGGAGACGCACACCTCCCGCGCGGTGTTCGTCCGCCCCGGCGAGGGCGGCTGGGGCAAGGGACTGCTGCTGCGGTCCGACGACAAGCGCGACAAGGTGCTGTCGGTGACCGGCGGCGGCATCCACCCGGTGGCGGCGCGGATCGCCGAGCTGACCGGGGCGGAGGCGATCGACGGCTTCCACACCACGGTGCCCGACGACGAGGTGGTCGCCGCGGTCATCAACTGCGGCGGCACCGCCCGGATCGGCGTCTACCCGCGCAAGGGGATCCCGACGGTGGACGTCTACCCCGGTGCGCCGGGCGGGCCGCTGGCGAAGTTCATCACCGCGGAGCTGTTCGTCTCGGCGGTCGGGGTCAAGGAGGTGACCGCGGCCGGCATCGACGACAGCGCCGAAGCGGGCGCTCCCGCGGCGGGGCAGGTGCCGCCGACGGTGCCGCCCCGGGCGGAGCGCCCCTCGGCGCGGGCCGTGGCGGCCACCGTGACCGGGGGCTCCTCGACCGGCTTCGGGCGGGCGTTCGACTCGGTCTCCGGGGTGTTCGTCAAGTTCGGGTCGGCGGTCGGCGCGTTCGTGAACACCATGCTCGCCTCGGGCCGTCAGACGGTCGAGCTGACGCTCACGACGATCCTGCCGTTCATGGCCTACGTCAGCCTGCTGCTGGGCATCGTGAACTACACCGGGATCGCTCGCGGAATCGCCAATGTGCTGTCCCCGATCGCGAGCAACCCGCTCGGGCTGGTGGTGATCTCGCTGGTGGTGTCGCTGCCGTTCCTGTCCCCGATCCTCGGGCCGGGCGCGGCGATCGCGCAGGTGGTCGGCACGCTGATGGGCAGCCAGATCGCGATCGGGGCGCTGCCGGTGCAGTACGCGCTGCCGACGCTGTTCGCGATCAACGGGCAGGTGGGCTGCGACTTCATCCCGGTGGGCCTGGCGCTGGGCGAGGCGAAACCGGAGACCGTCGCGGTCGGCACCCCCGCGGTGCTGATCAGCCGGTTGATCACGGCGCCGCTGGCGGTCATCATCGCCTGGGGCGCGAGCTTCGGACTGTGA
- a CDS encoding HPr family phosphocarrier protein: protein MPEITVRIASPVGLHARPASQFVKAAARHGGPVSIARPGADPVDARSMLSVLGLAIGHGEEIVISAEGDNADATLAELSRLVSAPDA from the coding sequence ATGCCTGAGATCACGGTTCGGATCGCCTCGCCGGTCGGTCTGCACGCCCGGCCCGCGAGCCAGTTCGTCAAGGCGGCCGCCCGGCACGGCGGACCGGTCTCCATCGCCCGGCCCGGCGCCGATCCGGTCGACGCGCGCAGCATGCTGTCCGTGCTGGGCCTGGCGATCGGGCACGGCGAGGAGATCGTGATCAGCGCCGAGGGCGACAACGCCGACGCGACACTCGCCGAACTGTCCCGGCTGGTGTCCGCCCCGGACGCCTGA
- the srlA gene encoding PTS glucitol/sorbitol transporter subunit IIC, with protein MEELAVMAQQADTGSSSGPLGVLEWLGSHFIGLFTASGKQFVSLVTGILPTLVVLLTAMYAITTFIGEQRVTRAVQWSARWWITRYTIMPILAVLMLTNPMAYSFGRFLPERHKPAFYDSAVSFVHPVTTFFPYANAGELFVWLGVANGVSQLGQSTVPLALRYFLVGIVVIFIRGVVTERITAFMIRRTGRTEVFADFDRQFEAARAEAK; from the coding sequence ATGGAGGAGCTTGCTGTAATGGCGCAGCAGGCGGACACCGGGTCCAGTTCCGGTCCCCTCGGTGTCCTGGAATGGCTGGGCAGCCACTTCATCGGCTTGTTCACCGCGTCCGGCAAACAATTCGTCAGCCTGGTGACCGGCATCCTGCCCACCCTGGTCGTGCTGCTGACCGCGATGTACGCGATCACCACGTTCATCGGCGAGCAGCGGGTCACCAGGGCGGTCCAGTGGTCGGCGCGGTGGTGGATCACCCGCTACACGATCATGCCGATCCTGGCCGTGCTCATGCTGACCAACCCGATGGCCTACTCGTTCGGCCGGTTCCTGCCGGAACGGCACAAGCCGGCGTTCTACGACTCGGCGGTGTCGTTCGTGCACCCGGTGACCACGTTCTTCCCGTACGCCAACGCCGGTGAGCTGTTCGTCTGGCTGGGCGTGGCCAACGGGGTGTCCCAGCTCGGCCAGTCGACGGTGCCGCTGGCACTGCGGTACTTCCTGGTCGGCATCGTGGTGATCTTCATCCGCGGCGTGGTCACCGAGCGGATCACGGCGTTCATGATCAGGCGAACCGGGCGGACCGAGGTCTTCGCGGACTTCGACCGGCAGTTCGAAGCGGCCAGGGCGGAGGCGAAATGA
- a CDS encoding NAD(P)H-dependent oxidoreductase: MSYVDRLRARERELGRPVRVGLVGAGQMGLGFVVQAARIDGMEVAAIADIAPERGVRAFDRAGRRGATTEGDLAGAVAQGRPVVVDDALALTRLPVDVIVDASGVPEVGAQVAFAGLLAGKDIALLNVECDVTVGLLLARMAAGLGRVYTVCRGDEPAECKALVDYVRDIGFTVVCAGKGKNNPLDPSATPGSVAAEAAAKGMNPHMLASFVDGSKTMIEMAALANGADLAVVRRGMTGPYSTVDDLNTVFRPVADGGRLTGTGVVDYCTGPVAPGVFVIGHSDDPVVMEEMAYLGMGPGPYYTFYRPYHLASVEAPLSVAQAVLDRTPSLAPVAWNAEVLAVAKRNLAAGDRIDGIGGDTVYGITDSADAAREGGHVPLGLVAGARVLRDVPAGTVLTSADVAVDETTTIASLRRLQERLLQGAPVRDLIPA; the protein is encoded by the coding sequence ATGAGTTACGTCGATCGGCTGCGGGCCCGGGAACGCGAACTGGGCCGGCCGGTCCGCGTCGGGCTGGTCGGCGCCGGCCAGATGGGACTGGGTTTCGTGGTGCAGGCCGCGCGGATCGACGGGATGGAGGTCGCCGCGATCGCCGACATCGCCCCGGAACGCGGTGTGCGGGCGTTCGACCGCGCCGGCCGCCGCGGCGCGACGACCGAGGGCGACCTGGCGGGCGCGGTGGCTCAGGGGCGCCCGGTCGTGGTGGACGACGCGCTGGCCCTGACCCGCCTGCCGGTCGACGTGATCGTCGACGCCAGCGGCGTGCCGGAGGTCGGTGCGCAGGTCGCGTTCGCGGGACTGCTGGCCGGCAAGGACATCGCGCTGCTCAACGTCGAGTGCGACGTCACGGTCGGCCTGCTGCTGGCGCGGATGGCCGCCGGGCTGGGCCGCGTCTACACCGTGTGCCGTGGCGACGAACCGGCCGAGTGCAAGGCGCTCGTGGACTACGTGCGCGACATCGGGTTCACCGTGGTGTGCGCGGGCAAGGGCAAGAACAACCCGCTCGACCCGTCGGCGACACCGGGTTCGGTCGCCGCCGAGGCCGCGGCGAAGGGCATGAATCCGCACATGCTCGCCAGTTTCGTGGACGGCTCGAAGACGATGATCGAGATGGCCGCGCTCGCCAACGGCGCCGACCTGGCGGTCGTCCGCCGCGGCATGACCGGCCCGTACTCCACTGTGGACGATCTGAACACGGTCTTCCGGCCCGTCGCCGACGGCGGGCGGCTCACCGGGACCGGCGTGGTGGACTACTGCACCGGACCGGTCGCGCCGGGTGTGTTCGTGATCGGCCACAGCGACGATCCGGTGGTCATGGAGGAAATGGCCTACCTCGGCATGGGCCCCGGCCCGTACTACACGTTCTACCGGCCCTACCACCTGGCGAGCGTGGAGGCGCCGCTGTCGGTCGCGCAGGCGGTGCTCGACCGCACGCCGAGCCTCGCCCCGGTGGCGTGGAACGCCGAGGTGCTGGCGGTGGCGAAGCGGAACCTCGCCGCCGGGGACCGGATCGACGGCATCGGTGGCGACACCGTCTACGGCATCACCGACTCCGCCGACGCCGCCCGTGAGGGCGGCCACGTGCCGCTCGGCCTGGTCGCCGGCGCCCGCGTGCTCCGCGACGTGCCGGCCGGCACCGTACTGACCTCGGCGGACGTCGCCGTCGACGAGACCACCACGATCGCGTCCCTGCGGCGCCTGCAGGAACGCCTCCTGCAGGGCGCGCCCGTGCGGGACCTGATCCCGGCCTGA
- a CDS encoding PTS glucitol/sorbitol transporter subunit IIA has translation MTVYYESTILRAGEEAQDMVDGGVVILYADPIPDALESVSVVHSPATKPEREVRVGDIFRLGDAEVELTAVGERAHENLHTLGHLVVYLNPDESTTLLPGAVHGKGTVSLPAAGAKLSLSGGGRT, from the coding sequence ATGACGGTGTACTACGAGAGCACGATCCTGCGAGCCGGTGAGGAGGCGCAGGACATGGTGGACGGCGGGGTGGTGATCCTCTACGCCGATCCGATCCCGGACGCGCTGGAAAGCGTCAGCGTGGTGCACTCCCCCGCCACGAAGCCGGAGCGGGAGGTGCGTGTCGGGGACATCTTCCGGCTCGGTGACGCCGAGGTCGAACTGACCGCGGTCGGCGAGCGTGCGCACGAGAACCTGCACACGCTCGGCCACCTCGTGGTCTACCTCAACCCGGACGAGAGCACGACCCTGCTGCCGGGCGCGGTGCACGGGAAGGGCACGGTGTCCCTGCCGGCGGCCGGGGCGAAGCTGTCGCTGAGCGGCGGGGGCCGGACGTGA
- a CDS encoding dihydrolipoamide acetyltransferase family protein, which yields MKEAPLVMPKMSMTMTEGTLVTWHKAEGDEVRAGEVVCEVTTDKVDMEVEATADGTLTRIVAHPEDVVAVGEPIAYLATAADDLLAGLFDAPTPQPEPAPVPAAEPAREPEPGPAERPAWVAAVPAARRAAAERGIDLATITPTGPAATIRLSDLPSPATRPRRSPRAAIARRMTASAQVPQFVVYRDLELTGAGRNWTTVFVRALAQALRRHPGLNAEWAGGEVRRHEHVGVALAVDTGRGLLAPVLSDPDLDDPDALAARVRDVAGRARAGKLTLAELSGGTTTLSNLGGLGVDAFHALLSPPQATALAVGRVQERVVPVPGGIGVALRCTAGLTVDHRVADGADAARLLDSVQEFLSL from the coding sequence ATGAAGGAAGCGCCGCTGGTCATGCCGAAGATGTCGATGACCATGACCGAGGGCACGCTGGTCACCTGGCACAAGGCCGAGGGCGACGAGGTGCGCGCCGGTGAGGTGGTGTGCGAGGTGACCACCGACAAGGTCGACATGGAGGTCGAGGCGACCGCCGACGGGACCCTCACCCGGATCGTCGCGCACCCGGAGGACGTGGTCGCGGTCGGCGAACCGATCGCCTACCTCGCCACCGCGGCCGACGACCTCCTGGCGGGGCTCTTCGACGCGCCCACCCCACAACCCGAACCCGCCCCGGTACCCGCAGCCGAACCCGCACGCGAGCCGGAACCCGGGCCCGCCGAGCGGCCGGCGTGGGTCGCGGCGGTCCCGGCGGCCCGCCGGGCGGCCGCCGAACGCGGGATCGACCTGGCCACGATCACCCCGACCGGCCCGGCGGCCACCATCCGCCTGTCGGACCTGCCGTCGCCGGCGACCAGGCCGCGCCGCAGCCCGCGCGCCGCGATCGCCCGGCGCATGACCGCCAGCGCGCAGGTGCCGCAGTTCGTGGTGTACCGCGACCTCGAGCTGACCGGGGCCGGCCGGAACTGGACGACGGTGTTCGTGCGGGCTCTCGCCCAGGCCCTGCGGCGGCACCCCGGGCTCAACGCCGAATGGGCCGGCGGCGAGGTGCGGCGGCACGAGCACGTCGGCGTCGCGCTCGCCGTGGACACCGGCCGCGGCCTGCTGGCCCCGGTCCTGTCCGATCCGGACCTCGACGACCCGGACGCGCTGGCCGCGCGGGTGCGCGACGTGGCCGGCCGGGCGCGGGCCGGGAAGCTCACCCTCGCCGAGCTCTCCGGCGGCACCACCACCCTGTCCAACCTGGGCGGGCTCGGCGTCGACGCGTTCCACGCGCTGCTCAGCCCGCCGCAGGCCACCGCACTGGCGGTGGGGCGGGTGCAGGAGCGGGTGGTGCCGGTGCCCGGCGGCATCGGCGTGGCCCTGCGCTGCACGGCCGGGCTCACCGTGGACCACCGGGTCGCCGACGGCGCGGACGCCGCCCGGTTGCTGGACTCGGTCCAGGAGTTCCTGTCGTTATGA
- a CDS encoding molybdopterin-dependent oxidoreductase, whose amino-acid sequence MGRDAVADPWGPRTPYGPGERWPVRVDVQLADGLTEDDVDRWVPTAAVLHSNGDGLELAVRDGRIAGVRGRAGDRVNHGRVDVKDLFGWQANNASDRLGTPLVRRDGRLAEASWDEAMSLIVERTRAVLDEQGPSGVGFYTSGQLFCEEYYTLAAIAHGAIGTNHLDGNTRLCTATAAAALKESFGCDGQPGSYTDVDHADVIALFGHNVAETQSVLWMRILDRLAGPNPPSLLCVDPRETPVARASAIHLAPLPGTNVALMNALLHEIIAHDWVDHDWVRRHTVGYDELAAAVQDYPPERAADICGVPAERIRLAAGLLGRAERLLCTVLQGFYQSHQATAAAVQVNNINLLRGMLGRRGCGVLQMNGQPTAENTRECGADGDLTGFRNWTNDAHVAELAGLWNLDSLQIPHYTPPTHAMQIFRYAENGSLRLLWISATNPAVSLPELRRIRSILSQDRLFVVVQDAFRTETAELADVVLPAAMWGEKTGVFTNADRTVHLSDKAVDPPGQARADLDIWLDFARRMDFRDADGEPFPSWHDPESAFEAWKRASAGRPCDYTGLTYAKLRDRGIQWPCTAEHPEGTERLYADGKFFAHPDYCETYGRDLITGAPAEAAEYRAANPDGKAMLKVAEYLPPHEEPSPEFPFALITGRTIYQFHTRTKTARTPELRDAAPEVWVQVSESDARAHELSEGDFADIRTPRGTVRARVRTGGIREGVLFLPFHYGYWDTGDPTGDDGHRAANELTVTDWDPVSKQPLFKTAAAALARSSGGAG is encoded by the coding sequence GTGGGACGAGACGCCGTGGCCGATCCGTGGGGCCCCCGGACGCCGTACGGGCCGGGGGAGCGGTGGCCGGTGCGGGTGGACGTGCAGCTGGCGGACGGCCTGACCGAGGACGACGTCGACCGGTGGGTGCCCACCGCCGCGGTCCTGCACTCCAACGGCGACGGCCTGGAGCTGGCCGTGCGGGACGGCCGGATCGCAGGCGTCCGCGGGCGCGCAGGCGACCGCGTCAACCACGGGCGCGTGGACGTCAAGGACCTGTTCGGCTGGCAGGCGAACAACGCATCCGACCGCCTCGGCACCCCGCTCGTCCGCCGGGACGGGCGGCTGGCCGAGGCGAGCTGGGACGAGGCGATGTCGCTGATCGTCGAGCGGACCCGGGCGGTGCTGGACGAGCAGGGGCCGAGCGGCGTCGGCTTCTACACCAGCGGCCAGCTGTTCTGCGAGGAGTACTACACGCTGGCCGCGATCGCGCACGGCGCCATCGGCACCAACCACCTGGACGGCAACACCCGCCTGTGCACGGCGACCGCCGCGGCCGCGCTCAAGGAGTCCTTCGGCTGCGACGGGCAGCCCGGCTCCTACACCGATGTCGATCACGCCGACGTCATCGCGTTGTTCGGGCACAACGTGGCGGAAACCCAGAGCGTGCTGTGGATGCGCATCCTGGACCGGCTGGCCGGGCCGAACCCGCCGTCCCTGCTGTGCGTCGACCCGCGGGAAACCCCGGTGGCGCGGGCGTCGGCGATCCACCTCGCGCCGCTGCCCGGCACGAACGTCGCGCTGATGAACGCGCTGCTGCACGAGATCATTGCCCACGACTGGGTCGACCACGACTGGGTCCGGCGGCACACCGTCGGCTACGACGAGCTCGCCGCCGCAGTGCAGGACTACCCGCCGGAACGGGCCGCCGACATCTGCGGCGTCCCCGCCGAGCGCATCCGGCTGGCCGCCGGGCTCCTCGGCCGCGCGGAACGGCTGCTGTGCACCGTCCTGCAGGGTTTCTACCAGTCCCACCAGGCCACCGCGGCGGCCGTGCAGGTCAACAACATCAACCTGCTGCGCGGCATGCTCGGTCGGCGGGGCTGCGGGGTGCTGCAGATGAACGGGCAGCCCACGGCCGAGAACACCCGCGAATGCGGCGCGGACGGTGACCTGACCGGGTTCCGCAACTGGACCAACGACGCGCACGTGGCCGAGCTGGCCGGGCTGTGGAACCTCGACTCGCTGCAGATCCCGCACTACACCCCGCCGACGCACGCGATGCAGATCTTCCGGTACGCGGAGAACGGGAGCCTGCGCCTGCTGTGGATCTCGGCCACCAACCCGGCGGTGTCCCTGCCCGAGCTGCGCCGGATCCGCTCGATCCTGTCCCAGGACCGGCTGTTCGTGGTGGTGCAGGACGCCTTCCGCACCGAGACCGCGGAACTGGCCGACGTGGTGCTGCCCGCCGCGATGTGGGGCGAGAAGACCGGGGTGTTCACCAACGCCGACCGCACGGTGCACCTGTCGGACAAGGCCGTGGACCCGCCCGGCCAGGCGCGCGCCGACCTCGACATCTGGCTCGACTTCGCGCGCCGCATGGACTTCCGCGACGCCGACGGGGAGCCGTTCCCGTCCTGGCACGACCCGGAATCGGCGTTCGAGGCGTGGAAACGCGCGAGCGCCGGCCGGCCGTGCGACTACACCGGACTGACCTACGCGAAACTGCGTGACCGCGGTATCCAGTGGCCGTGCACGGCCGAGCACCCGGAGGGCACCGAGCGGCTCTACGCCGACGGGAAGTTCTTCGCCCACCCCGACTACTGCGAGACCTACGGCCGCGACCTGATCACCGGGGCGCCGGCCGAAGCCGCCGAGTACCGGGCCGCGAACCCGGACGGCAAGGCGATGCTCAAGGTGGCCGAATACCTGCCGCCGCACGAGGAACCGTCGCCGGAGTTCCCGTTCGCGCTGATCACCGGGCGCACCATCTACCAGTTCCACACCCGCACCAAGACCGCTCGCACGCCCGAGCTGCGCGACGCGGCGCCGGAGGTGTGGGTGCAGGTGTCCGAATCGGACGCCCGCGCACACGAACTGTCCGAAGGGGACTTCGCCGACATCCGCACCCCGCGCGGCACCGTCCGGGCCAGGGTGCGGACCGGCGGTATCCGGGAGGGCGTGTTGTTCCTGCCGTTCCACTACGGCTACTGGGACACCGGCGACCCCACCGGGGATGACGGTCACCGTGCCGCCAACGAGCTCACCGTCACCGACTGGGACCCGGTGTCCAAACAACCGCTGTTCAAAACCGCGGCGGCGGCGCTCGCCCGGTCTTCCGGAGGTGCGGGATGA